The window AGCGAATAATTCGTCTTTATGATAAACGGCTTGTGACTAGGATCTTTTGTCACATAAGCTACAAGATCAACTATGCTCAACTTCCTAATATTCTCGTTTAGAGCACTAAAAAAGTTTGAGTCTAATTTATTTTTAATCTCCTCAAGCTTTTCTATTCCCGAACTTGAGTATTTTTCAATATACTCAAGCATAGCCTTAATATATTGCGCAGTGTATATATCGTCAACATTAAGTGATAACAATATACTTTCAATATCCCTTATGTGGTTTATCAATCCCTGTGGAGACACAGACTTAAAAACTACTCTTCCCCTTTTGATTTCAGAAAACTGGGTAAACCTTCTAACAATTGTCTCAAAGTCAAAGTAAGCAAATTCACGAAGTTTAACGATGTTGTTAAAGATGTTGTCTGCCCTCTTTATCAACTCGTCTGGTATCAACCTAATCATACTGTTTATCTCTTCATCCACTGCCTTAACTGCAATCTTAACACTTTGAGATACCTCAACAATTTTGCTGAGGTGAGATTCAAAGTCCTTGTAACTCTCAACAACATTTTCCAGATCGGTAATCTTCTCAAACAAATACTCACACGACGACTTCTCAACTCCTATTCCTTTCCAGAAATCTTCATTGTTCAAGAATACATCAAAAATACTTCTTAACAACTTTGCTTGCTCATAGAGAGAAATGATAACCCTACCAAACTCTCCTGAAAGATATCCTCTTGAAGGATCTATCATTGTAGGTTTCTGTCTTCTTAGCTTCTGCTCTAGTCTTTTCAAAGCTTTACTCTTCTTGTATTCTGGTGAGGACATTAGTCCTAGAAGCGACATTATCAGCATGATTATTCTATCCCACAGCGAAAGTTCAACCTCAATCACTTCCTCCCTTCTTAAGGGCAACTCTACTAATTCCATCTCTCCTTGGGCAGATATCGCAGGAGACTGCGTAGTAGATGTGTATTTTCTAAGCTTTTCTGCTAGCTTTTGCCTTTCCCTTTCATCAGTCTTCAATGCCTCTGCATCTATACTTCTTTCAAAAACTCCCAGTTTTTTAGCTCTGTCAACAGTCTCTTTATCATAAGGCATAAATCCCCCCTATGTGACTTTACTTTTCATCTCTTTACCTAAAAGGACATAATCGTTAGCATTTTGCTTGATATGATCTATCTCAATCTGAGAAAGCTCCCTAATAACCTTTGCTGGGGTTCCAAGAACCATAACACCACTAGGTATCTCTACTCTGGGTGGAATTATAGTTCCTGCCCCTACTATAACATTACTACCCACTTTCGCTCCATCTAGAACAATTGCTCCCATCCCAATAATCACAAAATCGGAAATTATAGCACCGTGTATCACCGCAGAATGTCCAACAGTAACGTAATTTCCAATAATAGTAGGTAAGTCATAGTTTACGTGAATAACAACATTATCCTGAATGTTTGAATTTTTACCTATCCTGACATAACTTATATCTCCCCTAATGACCGCTCCAAACCATACACTACTCCCTTCCCCTATCTCAACATCTCCAATTACACTCACATTTTCGGAAATATACACACTTTCGTGTATTCTCGGTGAAACTCCTCCAAAACTGGCTATTACTACACCCATGTCTACTCCTCTTCTATTTTATGCATAACCACAAAAAATATTAGTCAAAAATAATTCTAACCGAAGTTATCTCCTTTTGCAAAATTAACTACACAATCCCTATTGGAACTGGGTGAATACCTTCTTCAACAAGCACCTAATGAGTGAAATTTTGTTATTAAACGAATAAAAACCAAAGGAAGTGAATAAGCAAAAGGTTTAGAATTTTACCTACTCACCTAACAGAAATCAGAATTTATTGAAGTTTACGCAAAAATTTTGAGGTTCTAGAGAAGTTGAAAAGCGCAGAATCCAATTTTAGTATTACATTATCCCGTTAAGCTTCTGGGGATGTAGGGGGTATAGTATGGTTAGAGTAGTAGTAGTTTTGGTAGCCTTGCTTGTCATTGAAGCGACTGTGTATTGTATAACTGGGAGTGAAGTCTTAACTAGAGTGGAAGAGATTCTCTCAAGGGAGAAGGATAGAGAGAGTCTTGTTGAACTGGTGCTATACAGAGATGGAAAAGAAAAGGAAAGAAGGGAAATGAGAATATGGAACAGTGGCAAAGAAAAGAGGGTTGTCAAGTTTGTTTCTCCTGAGAGTATAAAGGGAATAGGAGTTCTTTCACTGCCAAACGGTGAAATGTATGTATATTTACCTGCATACAAGCGAGTAAGGGCAATCCACGGAAGTGCTAAAGACCAAAGCTTTCAAGCAACTGACTTTTCTTATAGAGAAATAGGAAGCTTTAACTACTCTCAAGACTTTGAAG is drawn from Brevinematia bacterium and contains these coding sequences:
- a CDS encoding DUF5312 family protein produces the protein MPYDKETVDRAKKLGVFERSIDAEALKTDERERQKLAEKLRKYTSTTQSPAISAQGEMELVELPLRREEVIEVELSLWDRIIMLIMSLLGLMSSPEYKKSKALKRLEQKLRRQKPTMIDPSRGYLSGEFGRVIISLYEQAKLLRSIFDVFLNNEDFWKGIGVEKSSCEYLFEKITDLENVVESYKDFESHLSKIVEVSQSVKIAVKAVDEEINSMIRLIPDELIKRADNIFNNIVKLREFAYFDFETIVRRFTQFSEIKRGRVVFKSVSPQGLINHIRDIESILLSLNVDDIYTAQYIKAMLEYIEKYSSSGIEKLEEIKNKLDSNFFSALNENIRKLSIVDLVAYVTKDPSHKPFIIKTNYSLFKEFSKILSEKYRRIVMLRMEEKNNKLIDKYITMMFDKNPELSEYGIYSSSVSALFSRYGLPPLLYTKPLAISSYFIKNVWDTSLKDTITTLVVSGVFSEKQLQKTLYDLISKVEPVKSKMNDFVKAVEQGGEYYILLSRFISNPSLLTNESNKKVVERKITIMNSLCFEFLNAFKDIFKGMYKILSYIVEDVYAPFPRTVVNIHKIGGVSSKDFIDRLEKSVEKLNALSSLITLFVEE
- a CDS encoding gamma carbonic anhydrase family protein; this encodes MGVVIASFGGVSPRIHESVYISENVSVIGDVEIGEGSSVWFGAVIRGDISYVRIGKNSNIQDNVVIHVNYDLPTIIGNYVTVGHSAVIHGAIISDFVIIGMGAIVLDGAKVGSNVIVGAGTIIPPRVEIPSGVMVLGTPAKVIRELSQIEIDHIKQNANDYVLLGKEMKSKVT
- a CDS encoding outer membrane lipoprotein-sorting protein; its protein translation is MVRVVVVLVALLVIEATVYCITGSEVLTRVEEILSREKDRESLVELVLYRDGKEKERREMRIWNSGKEKRVVKFVSPESIKGIGVLSLPNGEMYVYLPAYKRVRAIHGSAKDQSFQATDFSYREIGSFNYSQDFEAEILSEDQNNYVLALKRKPNSEWSYDKVLMVVCKNTFLPKKLEMYERDRIKKVLEILETDKKGNYYILSRIKMTTLTANTSTEVILKDVKFDQGLENKGIFTQRFLER